Proteins encoded within one genomic window of Ammonifex degensii KC4:
- the rbfA gene encoding 30S ribosome-binding factor RbfA, with amino-acid sequence MSYRSARLAEAIKEVVADVLQHELKDPRLGFVTVTRVEVSADLRHAKIFLSVYGSPEEEKESFEVLEKAKGFIRSALGKRLRLRHVPEIVLKPDPSISYGVRVMELLSEIKKEGTGADGES; translated from the coding sequence GTGTCTTACCGCTCGGCACGCCTGGCGGAGGCCATAAAGGAAGTAGTGGCGGACGTCCTGCAACACGAGCTTAAAGATCCACGCTTGGGTTTCGTGACGGTTACCCGCGTGGAAGTGTCCGCCGACCTCCGCCACGCCAAGATATTTTTAAGCGTCTACGGCTCACCGGAGGAGGAAAAAGAGAGTTTCGAAGTGCTGGAGAAGGCCAAGGGCTTCATCCGCAGCGCTTTAGGGAAGCGCCTGCGCCTGCGGCACGTTCCGGAGATAGTGCTGAAACCCGACCCATCGATCAGCTACGGAGTCCGGGTGATGGAGCTCCTCTCGGAGATCAAGAAAGAAGGGACGGGCGCCGATGGAGAGTCTTAA
- the infB gene encoding translation initiation factor IF-2: MAKKRVHEVAKELNMESKELLKKLADLGIEAKCNFSTLSEEEIAKVKAALEKKEKEAEEPGLVDKVPSRPPDRRLIERPAAFEKKLAPKLPPPAPAPEAKQAPEPPKPAPEKKVVVPPKPPVEKASVERLPEKERATKEKRPSRPPEGKRPPRPERAPDKGPRPLGEKRPFKGPSLPSPPPPAEKPKERKPEKKVKGKPVDHLIPQWEEEGEKLKSKLVLRRPKEKEAAKEASPEKTGPRVIQIGETVTIKELAEKMQRRAAELIKKLMDMGMLVTINQEIDADTATILAHEFGCEVEVKPAFDVEALLAEEPETDPSKLKPRPPIVTVMGHVDHGKTTLLDAIRETRVAATEAGGITQHIGAYQVEKGGRKITFIDTPGHEAFTAMRARGAKVTDIAVLVVAADDGVKPQTVEAINHARAAGVPIIVAINKMDKPEANPDLVKTQLAELGLVPEEWGGDTIMQPISALKRQGIDELLEMILLMADMLELKANPERPARGTIIESRLDRGRGPVATVIVQNGTLKVGDTLVAGTQFARVRAMIDDRGRKLSQAGPSTPVEVLGFSEVPEAGETFVVVEERLAKQIVEKRLAKKQAEEAQARAKMLLEDVYQRIKEGQIKELPLVVKADVQGSLEAICRALSQLRTEEVGVNIIHAGVGAITETDIMLASASGAIIIGFNVRPDVNARKALEKEKVDVRLYQVIYDAIKDVKAALSGLLEPEYREVLLGRAEVRKTFHVSRLGTIAGCYVQEGKVTRDAQVRVIRDGVVIHTGKVSSLKRFKDDVKEVPQGFECGLMIENYNDIKEGDELEFFVMEAVQRTLD; encoded by the coding sequence ATGGCGAAGAAGCGGGTGCACGAAGTGGCAAAAGAACTAAACATGGAAAGTAAAGAGCTTTTGAAGAAGCTGGCCGATCTAGGAATAGAGGCTAAGTGCAACTTTTCTACTTTGAGCGAGGAAGAAATAGCCAAGGTCAAAGCGGCCTTGGAAAAGAAAGAAAAGGAGGCGGAGGAGCCGGGGCTGGTAGATAAGGTACCCTCCCGTCCCCCGGACCGGCGGCTTATCGAGCGCCCAGCGGCCTTCGAGAAGAAACTGGCTCCCAAGCTTCCCCCGCCGGCACCGGCTCCCGAGGCCAAGCAAGCTCCCGAGCCTCCCAAACCGGCGCCGGAAAAAAAGGTGGTAGTACCTCCCAAGCCGCCGGTGGAGAAAGCCTCGGTAGAGAGACTGCCGGAAAAAGAAAGGGCGACAAAGGAGAAACGTCCTTCTCGGCCGCCGGAGGGAAAGCGTCCTCCCCGTCCCGAGCGAGCTCCCGACAAAGGACCCCGGCCGTTAGGGGAAAAGAGGCCCTTTAAGGGCCCTAGCCTTCCTTCCCCACCTCCGCCGGCGGAAAAGCCTAAAGAGCGCAAGCCGGAGAAGAAAGTAAAGGGCAAGCCGGTGGATCACCTGATCCCGCAGTGGGAGGAAGAGGGGGAGAAGCTGAAGAGCAAACTGGTGCTGCGCCGGCCTAAGGAGAAAGAGGCCGCCAAGGAGGCCTCGCCGGAGAAGACCGGGCCGCGTGTTATACAGATCGGGGAGACGGTCACTATCAAAGAGCTGGCGGAGAAGATGCAGCGGCGGGCGGCCGAACTCATCAAGAAGCTCATGGACATGGGCATGCTGGTGACCATCAACCAGGAGATCGACGCGGATACGGCTACCATCCTGGCCCACGAGTTCGGCTGTGAAGTAGAGGTAAAGCCGGCCTTCGACGTGGAAGCACTGCTGGCCGAGGAACCGGAGACCGATCCCAGCAAGCTCAAGCCCCGTCCCCCGATCGTCACCGTCATGGGTCATGTGGACCACGGCAAGACTACTCTGCTGGACGCCATCCGCGAGACCCGGGTGGCGGCTACCGAGGCCGGCGGCATTACCCAGCATATCGGTGCCTACCAGGTGGAAAAAGGTGGGAGAAAGATCACCTTCATCGACACGCCGGGGCACGAGGCTTTCACCGCCATGCGGGCGCGGGGAGCTAAGGTGACCGACATAGCGGTCCTGGTGGTGGCCGCCGACGACGGAGTGAAGCCCCAGACGGTGGAGGCCATAAACCACGCCCGGGCGGCAGGGGTGCCCATCATCGTGGCCATCAACAAGATGGACAAACCGGAGGCCAACCCCGACCTGGTGAAGACCCAGCTGGCGGAGTTGGGTCTTGTTCCCGAAGAGTGGGGTGGGGACACCATTATGCAGCCCATTTCGGCCCTCAAGCGGCAGGGTATCGACGAACTCTTGGAAATGATCCTGCTCATGGCCGATATGCTGGAGCTCAAGGCCAACCCGGAGCGTCCGGCGCGCGGTACCATCATCGAGTCTCGCCTGGACCGCGGCCGGGGGCCGGTGGCTACGGTGATCGTGCAGAACGGCACCCTAAAGGTAGGGGACACCCTGGTGGCCGGGACCCAGTTTGCCCGCGTCCGGGCGATGATCGACGACCGGGGACGCAAGCTTTCCCAGGCCGGTCCCTCCACGCCGGTGGAGGTGCTGGGCTTCTCCGAGGTTCCCGAAGCTGGGGAAACCTTCGTGGTAGTGGAGGAGCGCCTGGCCAAGCAGATCGTGGAGAAGCGCCTGGCCAAGAAGCAGGCCGAAGAGGCCCAGGCCCGGGCCAAGATGCTGCTGGAGGACGTCTACCAGCGCATAAAGGAAGGACAGATCAAGGAACTACCCCTGGTGGTCAAAGCCGATGTTCAAGGTTCGTTGGAGGCTATTTGCCGGGCCTTGTCCCAGCTCCGCACGGAAGAAGTAGGGGTAAATATCATCCACGCGGGTGTGGGAGCCATCACCGAGACCGACATCATGCTGGCCTCGGCCTCGGGGGCTATCATTATCGGCTTCAACGTCCGTCCCGACGTCAACGCCCGCAAGGCCCTGGAGAAGGAAAAGGTGGACGTCAGGCTTTACCAGGTGATTTACGACGCCATCAAGGACGTGAAGGCGGCCCTTTCGGGCCTGCTGGAGCCGGAATACCGCGAGGTTCTGCTGGGGAGGGCCGAGGTGCGCAAGACCTTCCACGTCTCGCGCCTGGGCACCATCGCTGGTTGCTATGTGCAGGAGGGTAAGGTTACCCGAGATGCCCAGGTCAGGGTGATAAGGGACGGCGTGGTGATCCACACTGGCAAGGTTTCCAGCCTCAAGCGCTTCAAGGACGACGTGAAAGAAGTACCCCAAGGATTCGAGTGCGGCCTCATGATCGAGAACTACAACGACATCAAAGAGGGAGACGAGCTGGAATTCTTCGTCATGGAGGCTGTGCAGCGGACCTTGGATTAA
- a CDS encoding L7Ae/L30e/S12e/Gadd45 family ribosomal protein — protein sequence MRQYLGLGQRAGQVVSGDFVVRVKLRKKEAHLVIVAGDAAASTVRDIERLAKHASVPVVKFGTKMELGSALGRSPRAVVAVLNKPLADRILEILGGTKGE from the coding sequence GTGAGACAGTACCTGGGCCTAGGTCAGCGGGCGGGGCAGGTGGTCTCGGGAGACTTCGTGGTGCGGGTCAAGTTGCGCAAGAAGGAGGCTCACCTGGTGATCGTGGCCGGTGACGCTGCGGCCTCTACTGTCCGGGACATCGAGCGCCTGGCAAAGCATGCTTCTGTCCCCGTGGTAAAGTTCGGCACCAAGATGGAACTGGGCTCGGCTCTGGGGCGTTCCCCCCGGGCAGTAGTGGCGGTTTTGAACAAGCCTTTGGCCGATCGGATTCTGGAAATTTTAGGAGGGACGAAAGGTGAATGA
- the rnpM gene encoding RNase P modulator RnpM has protein sequence MTRPKKVPLRQCVACEAMRPKGELLRLVRTPEGEVLLDTTGKKAGRGAYLCPDPSCLELALKKKRLEKSLGQPVPPELVEALREEMKRRCQGSGA, from the coding sequence TTGACGCGCCCCAAGAAGGTTCCTTTGCGACAATGTGTGGCCTGTGAGGCCATGCGCCCGAAAGGGGAACTCCTCCGCCTGGTAAGGACCCCTGAGGGGGAAGTGCTCTTGGATACCACGGGAAAGAAGGCGGGTAGAGGAGCCTACCTCTGCCCGGATCCCTCGTGTCTCGAGCTGGCGCTTAAGAAAAAGCGTCTGGAAAAGAGCTTGGGGCAGCCGGTACCTCCGGAGTTAGTAGAGGCCTTGCGGGAGGAGATGAAGCGGCGGTGTCAGGGATCCGGAGCGTGA
- the nusA gene encoding transcription termination factor NusA, with protein MNAEFLQALRDLERERGLKTEVLLSVIEAALLSAYRRNFGTAQNARVEIDRTTGECRVLAQRTVVEEVKDPRTEISLAEAREIDPRYQVGDVVEIEVTPRDFGRIAAQTAKQVVMQRIKEAERNMIYEAFAGREGDIVTGTVHRADKQNVYLDLGKTEAILPAAEQIPGERYRQGDRVRAYILEVRRTPKGPQIILSRTHPGFLRRLLELEVPELQEGTVELKNLVREPGSRSKVAVYSRDPHVDPVGACVGPRGSRIQAVVNELRGEKIDVVRWDPDPSRFIAEALSPAKVTAVEIWEEEKIARVIVPDNQLSLAIGKEGQNARLAAKLTGWKIDIKSESQMAEIYAREYASYYGEEGGGGEES; from the coding sequence TTGAACGCCGAGTTTCTGCAGGCTCTGCGGGATTTGGAGCGCGAGCGGGGATTGAAGACCGAGGTGTTACTTTCGGTCATAGAGGCGGCTCTCCTTTCTGCCTACCGGCGTAACTTCGGCACGGCCCAGAACGCCCGGGTGGAAATAGACCGCACCACCGGCGAGTGCCGGGTGCTGGCCCAGCGGACCGTGGTGGAGGAAGTGAAAGACCCACGCACCGAGATCTCACTGGCCGAGGCGCGGGAGATCGATCCGCGCTACCAGGTAGGAGATGTGGTGGAGATAGAGGTGACGCCCCGGGACTTCGGCCGGATAGCGGCTCAGACTGCCAAGCAGGTGGTCATGCAGCGGATAAAAGAGGCGGAGCGCAACATGATCTACGAGGCTTTCGCCGGCCGGGAAGGGGACATCGTCACCGGCACGGTGCACCGGGCAGATAAGCAGAACGTCTACCTGGATCTGGGCAAGACGGAAGCTATCCTGCCGGCGGCCGAACAGATCCCGGGCGAGCGCTACCGGCAGGGGGACAGAGTGCGGGCTTATATCCTGGAGGTGCGCCGGACCCCTAAGGGACCGCAAATCATCCTCTCCCGCACCCATCCCGGCTTCCTGCGTCGCCTGCTGGAATTGGAAGTTCCCGAGCTACAGGAGGGGACGGTGGAGCTCAAAAACTTGGTGCGGGAGCCGGGGAGCCGCTCCAAGGTGGCGGTCTACTCGCGCGATCCCCACGTGGACCCGGTAGGGGCCTGCGTGGGACCGCGGGGCAGCCGGATTCAGGCGGTAGTTAACGAGCTACGGGGCGAAAAGATAGACGTCGTGCGCTGGGATCCCGATCCCTCGCGCTTCATCGCCGAGGCGTTGAGCCCTGCTAAAGTCACGGCGGTGGAAATCTGGGAGGAGGAAAAGATAGCCCGGGTGATCGTACCGGACAACCAGCTTTCCCTGGCCATAGGCAAAGAGGGGCAGAACGCCCGGCTGGCGGCCAAGCTCACCGGCTGGAAGATAGACATCAAGAGCGAAAGTCAGATGGCGGAGATTTACGCCCGGGAGTACGCTAGTTACTATGGGGAGGAAGGCGGGGGAGGCGAGGAGAGTTGA
- the rimP gene encoding ribosome maturation factor RimP, translating into MATGEKVVEVVSRLAEPLAERLGLELVDVEYKKEGGRWVLRVFIDKPSGVTLDDCEALSEALGEALDVEDPIPHSYSLEVSSPGVERPLKKPAHFQRFVGREVRVSTLAPVEGQRRFTGVLLAADEEGIRLETDGKELDLPYRLIAKANLVFRWEDLEGGR; encoded by the coding sequence TTGGCCACGGGGGAAAAGGTGGTGGAGGTGGTTTCCCGCTTGGCGGAGCCGCTGGCCGAGCGCCTGGGGCTGGAGTTGGTGGACGTGGAGTACAAGAAGGAGGGGGGCAGGTGGGTACTGCGGGTCTTCATCGATAAGCCCAGCGGGGTGACTCTGGACGATTGCGAGGCCCTGTCGGAGGCACTGGGGGAAGCCTTGGACGTGGAAGACCCCATCCCCCATTCCTACAGTTTGGAAGTCTCTTCCCCCGGCGTCGAGCGGCCGCTGAAAAAACCCGCCCACTTTCAGCGCTTTGTGGGGCGCGAGGTGCGTGTCAGCACCCTGGCGCCGGTCGAGGGGCAGCGTCGCTTTACCGGGGTGCTGCTGGCAGCCGACGAGGAAGGAATACGCCTGGAGACGGATGGCAAAGAACTCGATCTTCCTTATCGCTTGATTGCCAAGGCTAATCTAGTCTTCCGCTGGGAAGATCTGGAGGGAGGGAGGTGA
- the trxA gene encoding thioredoxin, whose protein sequence is MVLEVNERNFEAEVLQSNIPVLVDFWAPWCGPCRSMAPVVEEVAREFAGRLKVAKLNVDENMSLAQRYGIRGIPTLLFFREGKVIAQEVGYTPKETLVAWLDRLLGGGEQ, encoded by the coding sequence ATGGTGTTGGAGGTTAACGAGCGCAACTTTGAGGCTGAGGTTTTGCAGAGCAACATCCCCGTGCTGGTGGACTTCTGGGCTCCCTGGTGCGGCCCCTGCCGGAGCATGGCCCCGGTGGTAGAAGAGGTGGCGCGGGAATTCGCCGGCCGTCTGAAGGTAGCCAAGCTCAACGTGGACGAGAACATGTCGCTGGCCCAGCGGTACGGTATCCGGGGTATTCCCACCTTACTCTTCTTCCGCGAGGGGAAGGTAATAGCCCAGGAGGTAGGCTACACCCCTAAGGAGACGCTGGTGGCTTGGCTTGACCGGCTGCTGGGGGGAGGAGAGCAATAA
- a CDS encoding helix-turn-helix domain-containing protein yields the protein MIVNGERIRALREEKGMSLHDLARKAQISLSYLSEIERGTKRPSLRTIEKLAQALNVSKARLVEPETKEGKINVGERIRLLRTEKGWSLQELACRAGISASYLSEIERGTVYPSLSTLKRLAEELGVAPVTFLGQQGTLGARLRALREEYGLTQAQLAAMAGVTAGLIGQIEQGKVQPSLKTLEKIAQAMGVSPCYFLIEPDASEQVLSMLNPDLRELLADTNVQAVLTMLANMSKKEIRFILNFIQLFKQSGFCV from the coding sequence GTGATAGTCAACGGTGAGCGCATAAGGGCTTTGCGGGAAGAGAAGGGCATGAGCCTTCATGATCTGGCGCGTAAGGCGCAGATTTCCCTTTCTTACCTTAGCGAGATCGAGAGGGGCACCAAGCGGCCTTCCCTTAGGACCATAGAGAAGTTGGCCCAGGCCTTGAATGTCAGCAAGGCTCGCCTGGTAGAACCGGAGACCAAAGAGGGAAAGATAAATGTAGGGGAGCGGATTCGCCTTTTGCGCACGGAGAAGGGCTGGTCCCTGCAGGAGTTGGCCTGCCGGGCAGGCATATCCGCCTCCTATCTTAGCGAAATCGAAAGGGGTACCGTATACCCTTCCCTAAGCACGCTCAAGCGCCTGGCCGAGGAGCTGGGGGTGGCCCCGGTGACCTTTTTGGGGCAGCAGGGCACCTTGGGGGCTAGGCTCAGGGCTTTGCGGGAAGAGTACGGGCTTACCCAGGCCCAGCTGGCGGCTATGGCAGGGGTGACGGCGGGGCTTATCGGGCAGATCGAGCAGGGAAAGGTGCAGCCTTCGCTCAAGACCCTGGAGAAGATTGCCCAAGCCATGGGGGTTTCCCCCTGCTATTTCCTGATTGAGCCCGACGCTTCGGAGCAGGTTTTGAGCATGCTCAATCCGGACCTGCGGGAGCTCCTAGCCGATACCAACGTCCAGGCGGTGCTGACCATGCTGGCCAATATGAGCAAGAAGGAGATCCGCTTTATCCTGAACTTCATCCAGCTCTTCAAGCAGTCCGGCTTCTGCGTTTAG
- the thrS gene encoding threonine--tRNA ligase, giving the protein MGKVILPDGEEKEFPEGATVKDVLALMPPEYQKRVLAAKVNGVLVDLSAPLPSEAKVEFLTFADSEGKEVYWHSTAHILAQAVKRLYPEAKLAIGPPTANGFYYDFDVPTPFSPEDLERIEAEMKRIIEANLPIVREEIAREEARRFFASRGEAYKVELIDELPPEVPITLYRQGEFVDLCRGPHLPSTGYVKAFKLLNVAGAYWRGDERNKMLQRIYGISFPEARELEEYLRRLEEARRRDHRRLGQELDLFSFQEEGPGFPFFHPKGMIVRNELEALWRREHYRRGYQEIRTPILLKRELWERSGHWDHYKENMYFLEIDGQPYAVKPMNCPGAILIYQQRVHSYRELPLRLAEMGLVHRHELSGVLHGLMRVRSFTQDDAHIFCREDQVKEEILGIIDLVDYFYRQVFGFPYHVELSTRPEKSMGDDHIWELATSALKEALEERGFAYKINEGEGAFYGPKIDFHLEDCLGRTWQCGTIQLDFLMPEKFDLFYIGEDGQRHRPVMLHRVIFGSLERFMAILIEHFAGAFPLWLAPVQVRILPITDRHHAYARQIYELLSRADLRVELDARNEKVSYKVREAQVQKIPYMLVIGDKEMNSGTVAVRHRSRGDLGAMTPEAFLEKVREEIRTLALE; this is encoded by the coding sequence TTGGGCAAGGTCATACTTCCCGACGGCGAGGAAAAGGAGTTCCCCGAAGGCGCGACGGTAAAAGACGTCTTGGCGCTTATGCCGCCCGAATACCAGAAGCGAGTCTTAGCGGCCAAGGTAAACGGGGTACTAGTGGATCTCAGTGCTCCTTTACCTTCCGAAGCTAAAGTAGAGTTTTTGACCTTTGCCGATTCAGAGGGAAAGGAAGTTTACTGGCACAGCACGGCCCACATTTTGGCCCAGGCGGTGAAACGCCTCTACCCGGAAGCCAAGCTGGCCATAGGCCCCCCAACCGCCAACGGCTTTTACTACGACTTCGACGTTCCCACCCCCTTTTCTCCTGAGGATCTGGAGCGGATCGAGGCCGAGATGAAGCGTATAATCGAGGCCAATCTTCCCATCGTGCGGGAGGAGATCGCGCGGGAGGAAGCGCGCCGCTTCTTCGCTTCTCGGGGGGAAGCTTACAAGGTGGAACTTATCGACGAACTCCCGCCGGAGGTTCCCATAACCCTTTACCGCCAAGGGGAATTTGTGGATCTTTGCCGCGGTCCTCATCTACCCTCGACGGGATACGTGAAGGCCTTTAAACTCTTGAATGTGGCCGGGGCCTACTGGCGGGGGGATGAGCGCAACAAGATGTTGCAGCGCATCTACGGTATATCCTTCCCCGAGGCTAGAGAACTGGAAGAATACCTGAGGCGCCTGGAGGAAGCGCGGCGGCGCGACCACCGGCGGCTGGGGCAAGAACTCGACCTTTTCAGCTTTCAGGAAGAAGGTCCCGGCTTTCCCTTCTTCCACCCTAAGGGGATGATCGTGCGCAACGAACTGGAGGCCCTCTGGCGCCGGGAGCACTACCGCCGGGGTTACCAGGAGATTCGCACTCCTATTCTGCTCAAGAGGGAGCTCTGGGAGCGTTCCGGTCACTGGGACCACTACAAGGAGAACATGTACTTCCTGGAGATAGACGGGCAGCCTTATGCCGTAAAGCCTATGAACTGTCCGGGGGCTATTCTCATCTACCAGCAGCGGGTGCACTCTTACCGTGAACTCCCCTTGCGACTGGCAGAAATGGGGCTGGTGCACCGGCACGAGCTTTCTGGCGTGCTACATGGTCTTATGCGGGTGCGTAGCTTCACTCAGGACGACGCCCACATTTTCTGCCGCGAGGACCAGGTGAAGGAGGAGATCCTGGGGATAATCGACCTGGTGGATTACTTCTACCGCCAAGTTTTTGGCTTCCCCTACCACGTGGAGCTTTCCACCAGGCCGGAAAAATCGATGGGGGACGACCACATCTGGGAGCTAGCCACTTCCGCCCTCAAAGAGGCCCTGGAGGAACGCGGTTTTGCCTATAAGATCAACGAGGGAGAAGGGGCCTTTTACGGTCCCAAGATCGACTTTCACTTGGAGGATTGTCTGGGCAGGACCTGGCAATGCGGTACCATACAGCTCGACTTTCTTATGCCCGAGAAGTTCGACCTCTTTTATATCGGGGAGGACGGACAGCGCCACCGGCCGGTGATGCTCCACCGGGTGATCTTCGGCAGCCTGGAGCGTTTTATGGCCATTCTCATCGAGCATTTTGCTGGGGCTTTCCCCCTGTGGCTGGCGCCCGTGCAGGTTCGCATCCTCCCCATAACCGACCGGCACCACGCCTACGCCCGGCAGATTTACGAGTTGCTTAGCCGGGCGGATTTGCGGGTGGAGCTCGATGCCCGCAATGAAAAAGTAAGTTACAAAGTGCGCGAGGCGCAGGTACAGAAGATCCCTTACATGCTGGTCATCGGGGATAAGGAGATGAACTCTGGCACGGTGGCGGTGCGCCACCGGAGCCGCGGGGACCTGGGGGCGATGACTCCGGAAGCTTTCCTGGAGAAGGTCCGGGAGGAAATCAGAACCCTTGCCCTCGAATAA
- a CDS encoding GNAT family N-acetyltransferase: MPRGILMIVEKAEIIAVTDRQTLNVLKKYLVNLYLSAYAPFPEYAYTHPREVKGYLRWLFQHSQGGFLVALVEGIPAGFISTDPEWEDHWLGERVGEIHEIVVDPAHQQKGIGSLLLQRGIQFLKERGCRTVGLWVGVGNTKAQNFYRKHGFTPGPTAGKWLRMYLELEQAAEEKL; encoded by the coding sequence TTGCCCCGTGGTATACTAATGATTGTGGAGAAGGCGGAAATCATCGCCGTAACTGATCGCCAAACCCTTAACGTCCTCAAGAAATACTTGGTCAATCTTTACCTCAGCGCCTACGCTCCCTTCCCGGAGTATGCCTACACTCACCCGCGGGAGGTCAAAGGATATCTTCGCTGGCTCTTCCAGCATAGCCAGGGTGGCTTCTTAGTAGCCCTGGTGGAAGGTATTCCCGCAGGCTTCATCTCTACCGATCCCGAATGGGAGGATCACTGGCTGGGGGAAAGAGTGGGAGAAATCCACGAAATAGTAGTCGACCCCGCCCACCAGCAAAAGGGAATAGGAAGCCTTCTCTTGCAAAGGGGAATTCAGTTCTTGAAGGAAAGGGGCTGCCGCACGGTAGGCCTCTGGGTAGGGGTAGGAAACACGAAAGCGCAGAACTTTTACCGGAAGCACGGCTTCACTCCCGGACCGACGGCGGGAAAGTGGCTGCGCATGTATTTAGAACTCGAGCAAGCGGCGGAAGAAAAGCTTTAA
- a CDS encoding M20/M25/M40 family metallo-hydrolase — protein MWQCKELLKLLVKAATCDPARGALAPLLFALESAGFPWRPEPVDEEVVNILVPLSSVPRVLVAVHYDVVPPVIEGVRAREGEESGRLYGRGACDVLGGAAALLGALAELGKDFPWEKSKIWVAFTGDEEREGRGSRGLAASLPPSLRYALVLEPTRGELAFSSCGSLEYEVEIKGTPSHGSVPERGKNPLLWAAHFLLRLEETLEALNCRYSPPLPLTLTPLLLTGGSEELSVPVAARLRFDLRIPPGVPLREVEEELAGLLRADEGITLHYGLAEEWASSWESDPESDFGRLLRDVYRELYGREPVPVVMESWTDAHHFRDRGLETVVWGPGDLAVAHTPFEHLDYRELEEAKEFLKLFFRRLLEF, from the coding sequence TTGTGGCAGTGCAAAGAGCTCCTGAAGTTGTTGGTGAAAGCGGCTACCTGCGACCCGGCCAGGGGGGCGCTGGCTCCCTTGCTTTTTGCCCTCGAGTCTGCTGGTTTTCCTTGGCGGCCGGAGCCGGTAGACGAGGAAGTAGTCAACATTCTGGTCCCCTTGAGTTCCGTGCCCCGGGTGCTGGTGGCGGTGCACTACGACGTGGTTCCCCCGGTCATCGAGGGGGTGCGGGCGAGGGAAGGGGAGGAGTCTGGCCGTCTCTACGGACGGGGAGCCTGCGACGTCCTGGGGGGAGCGGCGGCCCTGCTGGGGGCCCTGGCGGAGCTGGGAAAGGATTTTCCCTGGGAAAAAAGTAAAATATGGGTGGCCTTTACCGGGGACGAGGAGAGGGAGGGGAGAGGTTCGCGGGGGTTAGCAGCTTCCCTTCCTCCTTCGCTGCGCTACGCGCTGGTACTGGAGCCTACGCGGGGCGAGCTGGCCTTTTCCTCCTGCGGTTCTCTGGAGTACGAGGTGGAGATAAAAGGGACGCCCAGTCACGGAAGTGTGCCCGAGAGGGGTAAAAACCCGCTGCTTTGGGCGGCTCATTTCCTTCTCCGGCTGGAGGAAACCCTGGAGGCGCTCAATTGCCGCTATTCCCCCCCACTTCCCCTCACCCTTACCCCGCTTCTTCTGACCGGCGGTAGCGAGGAGCTGTCGGTGCCCGTTGCCGCCCGGCTGCGCTTCGACCTACGCATTCCTCCCGGCGTGCCCCTGCGGGAGGTGGAAGAGGAGCTGGCCGGGCTTTTGCGGGCCGATGAGGGAATCACGCTACACTATGGGTTGGCAGAGGAGTGGGCTTCTTCTTGGGAGAGCGATCCGGAAAGTGATTTCGGGCGGCTCTTGCGGGACGTTTACCGGGAGCTTTATGGGCGGGAGCCGGTGCCCGTGGTAATGGAAAGCTGGACCGATGCCCACCATTTCCGGGACCGGGGTCTGGAAACTGTCGTCTGGGGTCCGGGGGATCTGGCAGTGGCTCACACTCCCTTTGAGCACCTGGATTATCGGGAACTGGAGGAAGCCAAGGAGTTTTTAAAGCTTTTCTTCCGCCGCTTGCTCGAGTTCTAA